A stretch of the Tannerella serpentiformis genome encodes the following:
- a CDS encoding DUF3408 domain-containing protein: MKEKDTNKTDRAFLDVYLGETRPQEAEPSEQAVHAKSAPTPKRISTKMRRGTLEAYKQTFLVPTKLTDRRAVYLSRDTQERADFVVRRLGNRGANLSSFVERIVRAHLEDYAEEIEEWRKL; this comes from the coding sequence ATGAAAGAGAAAGACACCAACAAAACTGACCGGGCGTTCCTCGACGTCTATTTGGGAGAAACGCGTCCACAGGAAGCGGAGCCATCCGAGCAGGCTGTGCATGCCAAGAGTGCACCCACACCGAAACGCATCAGCACCAAAATGAGGCGAGGGACTCTGGAGGCTTACAAGCAGACCTTCCTCGTCCCCACCAAGCTGACAGATCGTCGGGCAGTCTATTTGAGTAGAGACACACAGGAGCGCGCCGACTTCGTTGTCCGTCGACTGGGCAATCGTGGCGCCAACCTGTCGAGCTTCGTAGAGCGCATCGTGCGCGCCCATTTGGAGGACTACGCCGAGGAGATCGAGGAATGGCGGAAGCTATAA
- a CDS encoding toprim domain-containing protein encodes MIHLIPVRRLTKNVMCRSPLRYERHPSFRVNTEKNLWIDYAEGCGGSIIDLYMRLERCTFPEAIRCLGQMIFGHTTSDYPRTKSYRHSPERTDGGRKLIGISDDLPPHLQDYLTKERRIDLGRARSFLRCVRYEVRGRTYEVIGFPNASGGYELRGARLFKGTLAPKDITPIFPDGRQPVCLFEGFMDFLSFLSMKEKVGSHCLVMNSVANVGRCIRYLRERHITALRAFLDNDDAGRRTLSMFIEAGFQVEDMAVHYQGCKDLNEFHASRVRRLQEQQGQALITTQPSHTIKQKRK; translated from the coding sequence ATTATCCATCTCATACCCGTCCGACGGTTGACGAAGAATGTGATGTGCCGCTCACCACTGCGGTATGAACGTCATCCGAGCTTTAGGGTAAACACTGAAAAGAACCTGTGGATTGACTATGCCGAAGGCTGCGGAGGAAGCATCATCGACCTCTATATGCGGCTCGAGAGGTGCACCTTTCCGGAGGCCATCCGCTGTTTGGGGCAGATGATTTTCGGTCACACGACGAGCGATTACCCGAGGACGAAATCCTACCGTCATAGCCCCGAGAGAACAGACGGAGGAAGAAAATTGATCGGCATATCGGATGACCTTCCGCCACATTTACAAGACTACCTGACAAAAGAGCGGCGCATCGACCTCGGTCGGGCACGATCCTTCCTCCGATGCGTCCGCTACGAGGTGAGGGGACGGACGTACGAAGTCATCGGCTTTCCCAATGCCTCGGGCGGCTATGAGCTACGGGGCGCCAGGTTATTCAAAGGGACACTAGCGCCGAAGGACATCACACCCATCTTTCCCGACGGGCGGCAGCCAGTCTGCCTCTTCGAAGGCTTCATGGACTTCCTTTCCTTCCTTTCAATGAAAGAAAAGGTCGGTAGCCATTGCCTTGTAATGAACTCCGTGGCTAATGTTGGGCGGTGCATCCGTTACTTGCGCGAGCGGCACATCACGGCCCTCCGTGCGTTCCTCGATAACGACGACGCTGGAAGGCGAACATTGAGCATGTTCATCGAAGCTGGGTTTCAAGTGGAAGACATGGCCGTACACTACCAAGGATGCAAGGATCTCAACGAGTTTCATGCTAGCCGCGTCCGTCGCCTACAAGAACAACAAGGACAAGCACTAATTACAACCCAACCATCCCACACAATCAAACAGAAAAGAAAATAG
- a CDS encoding VapE domain-containing protein, translating to MPEYTACLDAGDAHHTFTPENSLKPAMKKQADKSNLNASKTTDSGGCSSKNREIEAYLARHYTFRYNTVWGRAEYCGQEDSRFVKVGRYEINTLRRELDNEAGLTTSPDNLYSIIESSFSPRVNPVQAYFKALPAAVLDVPNTHAIHELADCVVVRNPEKWLLYLTKWLVAVVANAMDDHACHNHTYLVLTGEQGRFKTTFLDLLCPPELHGYSYTGKIYPQEKDTLTYVGQNLIINIDDQLKALNKRDENELKNLITCPMVKYRMPYDKHVEEHPHMASFVASVNGNDFLTDPTGSRRFLPFEVLSIDINRARAVSMDAVYAEAKSLLQSGYRYWFNDEEIAELYCESEAFQVQTAEMELLLRCFELPTTDSDCSYLTTTEILTYLGTYTRQPLKAKRMGEALKKAGYIEVSRRRNGGSPLYVYKIRKILPCPLLQSSPIM from the coding sequence ATGCCGGAATACACTGCATGCTTGGATGCCGGGGATGCTCATCACACCTTCACCCCCGAAAACTCACTCAAGCCAGCCATGAAGAAACAGGCAGATAAAAGCAACCTAAACGCCAGTAAAACAACGGACAGCGGCGGCTGTTCATCGAAGAACCGTGAGATCGAGGCCTACCTCGCTCGGCATTACACGTTCCGATACAACACTGTCTGGGGACGGGCGGAATATTGCGGTCAGGAGGACAGCCGATTCGTGAAGGTCGGCCGCTATGAGATCAACACGCTGCGCCGTGAACTCGACAATGAGGCCGGGCTCACGACCTCCCCAGACAACCTCTACTCGATCATTGAAAGCAGTTTTTCGCCCCGTGTCAATCCCGTACAGGCGTATTTCAAAGCCTTGCCCGCCGCTGTGCTAGATGTCCCAAACACACATGCCATCCATGAGTTGGCCGACTGCGTCGTCGTCCGTAACCCAGAGAAATGGCTGCTGTACCTGACAAAATGGCTTGTGGCTGTAGTCGCCAACGCGATGGACGACCACGCGTGTCACAACCACACCTACCTGGTCTTAACCGGCGAACAGGGACGATTCAAGACGACGTTTCTCGATCTGCTTTGCCCGCCTGAGCTGCATGGCTACAGCTATACCGGCAAGATCTATCCGCAGGAAAAAGACACGCTAACCTACGTCGGGCAGAATCTCATTATCAACATCGACGACCAGCTCAAGGCGCTCAACAAGCGGGACGAAAACGAACTAAAGAACCTGATCACCTGTCCGATGGTCAAGTACCGCATGCCTTACGATAAGCATGTGGAGGAGCACCCCCACATGGCGAGCTTCGTGGCCTCGGTGAACGGCAACGACTTCCTCACCGACCCCACCGGCAGCAGGCGTTTTTTGCCCTTCGAGGTGCTCTCCATCGACATCAACCGGGCAAGGGCCGTCTCGATGGACGCCGTTTATGCGGAGGCCAAATCGCTATTGCAATCGGGCTATAGATATTGGTTCAACGATGAGGAGATCGCGGAGCTATACTGCGAAAGTGAGGCGTTCCAAGTGCAGACTGCGGAGATGGAGCTCCTGTTGCGCTGCTTCGAGCTGCCGACCACCGACAGCGATTGCTCCTACCTGACAACGACCGAAATCTTGACTTACCTCGGCACCTATACGCGCCAACCGCTTAAGGCCAAACGTATGGGCGAAGCGTTGAAAAAGGCTGGATATATCGAGGTCAGTCGACGGCGAAACGGCGGTAGTCCACTGTATGTCTACAAAATCCGAAAGATCCTCCCCTGTCCCCTCCTCCAATCATCTCCAATCATGTAG
- a CDS encoding VapE domain-containing protein — MKKQVDRSNINTSKTPDSSGRSSKNGEIEAYLSQHYAFRYNTVWGRAEYRGREDTRFVKVGRYEINTLRRELDNEAGLTTSPDNLYSIIESSFSPRVNPVQAYFKALPAAVLDVPNTHAIRELADCVVVRNPEKWLLYLTKWLMAVVANAMDDHACRNHTCLVLTGEQGRFKTTFLDLLCPPELHDYSYTGKIYPQEKDTLTYVGQNLIINIDDQLKALNKRDENELKNLITCPMVKYRMPYDKHVEEHPHMASFVASVNGNDFLTDPTGSRRFLPFEVLSIDIDRARAVSMDAVYAEAKSLLQSGYRYWFNDEEIAELYRESEAFQVQTAEMELLLRCFELPTTDSDCSYLTTTEILTYLGAYTRQPLTAKRMGEALKKAGYIKVSRRRNGGSPLYVYKVRKILPCPLLQICSSDM; from the coding sequence ATGAAGAAACAGGTAGATAGAAGCAACATAAACACCAGCAAAACACCGGACAGCAGCGGACGCTCATCAAAGAACGGGGAGATCGAGGCCTACCTCTCTCAGCATTACGCATTCCGATACAACACCGTTTGGGGACGGGCGGAATATCGCGGCCGGGAGGACACCCGATTCGTAAAAGTCGGTCGCTATGAGATCAACACGCTGCGCCGTGAACTCGACAATGAGGCCGGGCTCACGACCTCCCCAGACAACCTCTACTCGATCATCGAAAGCAGTTTTTCGCCCCGTGTCAATCCCGTACAGGCGTATTTCAAAGCCTTGCCCGCCGCTGTGCTAGATGTCCCAAACACACACGCCATCCGTGAGTTGGCCGACTGCGTCGTTGTCCGTAATCCGGAGAAATGGCTGCTGTACCTGACAAAATGGCTTATGGCTGTAGTCGCCAACGCGATGGACGACCACGCGTGTCGCAACCACACCTGCCTGGTCTTAACCGGCGAACAGGGGCGATTCAAGACGACATTTCTCGACCTGCTTTGCCCGCCTGAGCTGCACGATTACAGCTATACCGGCAAGATCTATCCGCAGGAAAAAGACACGCTGACCTACGTCGGGCAGAACCTCATCATCAACATCGACGACCAGCTCAAGGCGCTCAATAAGCGAGATGAAAACGAACTGAAGAACCTGATCACCTGCCCGATGGTCAAGTACCGCATGCCCTACGACAAGCATGTGGAGGAGCACCCCCACATGGCGAGCTTCGTGGCCTCGGTGAACGGCAACGACTTTCTCACCGACCCCACCGGCAGCAGACGCTTCCTGCCCTTCGAGGTGCTTTCCATCGACATCGATCGGGCGAGAGCAGTCTCGATGGACGCCGTCTATGCGGAGGCCAAATCGCTGTTGCAATCGGGCTATCGGTATTGGTTCAACGACGAGGAGATCGCGGAGCTATACCGCGAAAGTGAGGCGTTCCAAGTGCAGACCGCGGAGATGGAGCTCCTGTTGCGCTGTTTCGAGCTGCCGACCACCGACAGTGATTGTTCCTACCTGACAACGACCGAAATCTTGACTTACCTCGGCGCCTATACGCGCCAGCCGCTCACGGCCAAACGTATGGGAGAGGCGCTGAAAAAGGCCGGATACATCAAGGTCAGCCGGCGGCGGAACGGCGGCAGCCCGCTGTATGTCTACAAAGTCCGAAAGATCCTCCCCTGTCCGCTCCTTCAAATCTGTAGTAGTGACATGTAG
- a CDS encoding helix-turn-helix domain-containing protein: MKYLIITEADWLCLRNEVLSLAECCLKAFGEESKHTDWLHNGDVCRLLGISKRTLQHYRDTNVLPFAQIGHKCYYKREDVEQLLCVKSDKTANTKA, encoded by the coding sequence ATGAAGTATTTGATTATTACAGAGGCCGATTGGCTCTGCCTGCGGAACGAGGTGCTGAGCCTTGCAGAATGTTGCCTGAAGGCTTTCGGAGAAGAGTCCAAACACACGGACTGGCTACACAACGGGGACGTCTGCCGACTACTCGGCATCAGCAAACGCACTCTGCAACATTACCGTGATACGAACGTGCTACCTTTTGCGCAGATCGGGCACAAGTGCTATTACAAACGGGAGGACGTGGAGCAGTTGCTCTGCGTGAAGTCTGACAAAACGGCAAACACGAAAGCATGA
- a CDS encoding transposase: MTDNQGLVETLITTPANCSDTIMLPDLIEKVDLPEGISVLADKGYCSKKNSHCLTSHGLIDGIMHKASRGKKLTDTEAISE; the protein is encoded by the coding sequence CTGACCGACAATCAAGGGTTGGTGGAAACTCTCATTACTACGCCCGCCAATTGCTCTGATACGATTATGCTACCCGATCTGATTGAGAAGGTGGATCTGCCCGAAGGGATTAGTGTGCTCGCCGACAAGGGGTATTGTAGCAAGAAGAACTCGCACTGCTTGACAAGCCACGGGTTAATCGACGGGATTATGCACAAGGCAAGTAGAGGGAAGAAGCTGACTGATACTGAAGCGATCTCTGAATAA
- a CDS encoding relaxase/mobilization nuclease domain-containing protein gives MIAKCKAIAHGDNALEYIFREGKLGRILALHNLCGETPKEIHEEMKLIGDYNSRCKNKFLRIEIGIAPKDEPQMTFKTLNRLALLFAKQMGLDDHQWVAVTHKDTDNLHIHIIANRICLGGRVYDTSFVSNRAARVAEELSRKHGLTIANEVRSARLHRKAQADPRRERTKLQVRSICYALLEKHKGKGLSGHSMFLYELHRSGVTIDRMKNKQGKVYGLKFTYDGHSFKASEIGREFGFRTLPKQFENGNAQKSIIQSSMIPTKDSTPIAQVAGAAVDVALDTAGSFLSETGEVTALQTHGADYAEIAWQRRLRNQAGKKKKRRRWI, from the coding sequence ATGATCGCAAAGTGTAAGGCCATCGCGCACGGAGACAACGCGCTGGAGTACATTTTTCGCGAGGGAAAGCTCGGCCGGATCCTCGCCCTCCACAACCTCTGCGGAGAAACGCCGAAGGAGATCCACGAGGAGATGAAGCTGATTGGCGACTACAACAGCCGCTGCAAAAACAAGTTCTTGCGCATCGAAATCGGCATCGCCCCAAAGGACGAGCCGCAGATGACATTCAAGACTCTGAACCGCCTCGCTTTGCTCTTTGCCAAACAGATGGGGCTGGACGATCACCAGTGGGTGGCTGTCACGCATAAAGACACCGACAATCTGCATATCCACATCATCGCCAATCGAATCTGCCTCGGTGGGCGGGTCTACGACACCTCTTTCGTGAGCAATCGAGCCGCGAGAGTAGCCGAAGAACTCAGTCGCAAGCATGGGCTGACCATCGCCAACGAAGTCCGATCCGCACGACTACATCGGAAAGCCCAAGCCGATCCGAGAAGAGAGCGGACAAAGCTGCAGGTTCGGAGCATCTGCTACGCCCTGCTCGAGAAGCACAAAGGGAAAGGCCTGTCGGGTCACTCCATGTTCCTCTATGAACTCCACCGAAGTGGCGTCACGATCGACCGCATGAAGAACAAGCAGGGGAAAGTCTACGGACTGAAGTTCACCTACGACGGCCATAGTTTCAAGGCCTCCGAGATTGGCCGTGAGTTTGGTTTTCGCACCCTGCCGAAGCAGTTCGAGAACGGCAATGCGCAGAAGTCCATCATCCAATCCTCCATGATCCCTACGAAAGACAGTACACCTATCGCACAAGTCGCAGGCGCCGCTGTGGACGTCGCTTTAGACACTGCAGGAAGCTTTCTTTCGGAGACTGGAGAGGTCACAGCTCTACAGACACACGGCGCCGACTACGCCGAGATCGCATGGCAACGGCGCTTAAGAAACCAAGCCGGGAAAAAGAAGAAGCGAAGGCGGTGGATATGA
- a CDS encoding DUF3408 domain-containing protein yields the protein MKEKNTNKADRAFLDVYLGETHPQEAEPSEQAVHTESTLTPKRISAKMRRGTLEAYKQTFLVPAKLTDRRAVYLSRATQERADFVVRRLGNRGANLSSFVERIVHAHLEDYAEEIEEWRKL from the coding sequence ATGAAAGAGAAAAACACCAACAAAGCGGACCGGGCGTTCCTTGACGTCTATTTGGGAGAAACGCATCCACAGGAAGCAGAGCCATCCGAGCAAGCCGTGCATACCGAGAGTACACTCACACCGAAACGCATCAGCGCCAAAATGAGACGAGGAACGTTGGAGGCTTACAAGCAGACCTTCCTCGTCCCCGCCAAGCTGACAGATCGTCGGGCGGTCTACCTCAGTCGGGCGACTCAGGAGCGCGCTGACTTCGTTGTCCGTCGATTGGGCAATCGTGGCGCCAATCTGTCAAGCTTCGTGGAGCGCATCGTGCACGCCCATTTGGAAGATTACGCCGAGGAAATCGAGGAATGGCGAAAGCTGTAA
- a CDS encoding plasmid mobilization protein — protein MKRHPKREDKKLNKTAFIKVRCTAEEKERIRLRAANAGRRYSDYCREMLLSGSVIAVPPMGYNEKEALAILRQTALFYAHISNLIKVKDASWVDATKALATYAKIAFKRFFSPRYRVPEEVFKRLNIEGHDRKV, from the coding sequence ATGAAAAGACACCCTAAAAGGGAAGACAAGAAGCTGAACAAAACCGCCTTTATCAAGGTCAGATGCACAGCAGAGGAGAAGGAACGGATCCGGTTGAGAGCTGCGAACGCAGGGCGGAGATACTCCGACTACTGCCGCGAGATGTTGCTCAGCGGATCCGTCATTGCCGTCCCTCCGATGGGCTACAACGAGAAGGAGGCGCTCGCCATCCTCCGTCAGACAGCGCTATTCTACGCACACATTTCTAACCTGATTAAGGTCAAGGACGCCTCTTGGGTAGACGCCACGAAGGCACTCGCCACCTATGCCAAGATCGCTTTTAAGCGGTTCTTCAGCCCTCGCTATCGGGTCCCCGAGGAGGTATTTAAGCGCTTAAATATCGAAGGCCATGATCGCAAAGTGTAA
- a CDS encoding plasmid mobilization protein encodes MKRHTKTEDKKTNKTAFIKVRCTAEEKERIRSRATNAGRKYSDYCREMLLGGSVVAVPPMGDNEREALAILRQTALFYAHISNLIKVKDASWVDTTKALATYAKIAFKRFFSPQYRVNKEVFKRLNIEEHDRKV; translated from the coding sequence ATGAAAAGACACACCAAAACGGAAGACAAGAAGACGAACAAGACGGCCTTTATCAAGGTCCGATGCACAGCCGAGGAGAAGGAACGGATCCGTTCGAGAGCCACGAACGCGGGGCGGAAGTACTCCGACTACTGTCGCGAGATGTTGCTCGGTGGATCCGTCGTCGCCGTCCCTCCGATGGGCGACAACGAGAGGGAGGCCCTCGCCATCCTCCGTCAGACGGCACTGTTCTACGCGCACATCTCTAACCTGATCAAGGTCAAGGACGCCTCTTGGGTAGACACGACGAAGGCACTCGCCACCTATGCCAAGATCGCTTTTAAGCGGTTCTTCAGTCCCCAATACCGCGTCAATAAAGAGGTATTTAAGCGCTTAAATATCGAGGAACATGATCGCAAAGTGTAA
- a CDS encoding toprim domain-containing protein codes for MKEENLSTIKRYPITAYLESKGITPVRRLAAYAMYRSPLRDERHPSFKVDTEKNLWIDYAEGCGGSIIDLCMRLERCTFPEAIRCLGKMIFGRTTSDYPRTESHLHSPERTDGGRKLIGISDDLPPHLQEYLTKERRIDLGRARSFLRCVRYEVRGRTYEVIGFPNASGGYELRGTELFKGTLAPKDITPIFPDRRQPVCLFEGFMDFLSFLSMKEKVGSHCLVMNSVANVGRCIRYLRERHITALRAFLDNDDAGRRTLSAFIDAGFQVEDMSVHYRGCKDLNEFHVSRVCRLREQREQAQITTKPSHPIKLKRR; via the coding sequence ATGAAAGAAGAAAACCTATCGACCATCAAGCGGTATCCCATCACGGCGTACTTGGAAAGTAAAGGCATCACGCCCGTCCGACGGCTGGCGGCCTATGCAATGTACCGTTCACCATTGCGGGATGAACGCCACCCGAGCTTCAAGGTGGATACCGAGAAGAACCTGTGGATTGACTATGCCGAAGGCTGCGGAGGAAGCATCATCGACCTTTGTATGCGGCTCGAGAGGTGCACCTTTCCGGAGGCCATCCGCTGTTTGGGAAAGATGATTTTCGGTCGCACGACGAGCGATTACCCGCGGACGGAATCCCACCTTCATAGCCCCGAGAGAACAGACGGAGGCAGAAAGCTGATCGGCATATCCGACGACCTTCCGCCACATTTGCAGGAATACCTGACCAAAGAGCGGCGCATCGACCTCGGTCGGGCACGATCCTTCCTCCGATGCGTCCGCTACGAGGTGAGGGGACGGACGTACGAAGTCATCGGCTTTCCCAATGCCTCGGGCGGCTACGAACTACGGGGCACCGAGCTGTTCAAGGGTACACTAGCGCCGAAGGACATTACACCAATCTTTCCCGACAGGCGGCAGCCAGTCTGCCTCTTCGAAGGCTTCATGGACTTCCTTTCCTTCCTTTCAATGAAAGAAAAGGTCGGTAGCCATTGCCTTGTAATGAACTCCGTGGCTAATGTCGGGCGGTGCATCCGTTACCTGCGCGAGCGGCACATCACGGCCCTCCGTGCGTTCCTCGATAACGACGACGCTGGAAGGCGAACCCTGAGCGCATTCATCGACGCCGGGTTCCAGGTGGAAGACATGTCCGTGCACTACCGAGGATGCAAGGATCTCAACGAGTTTCATGTTAGCCGCGTCTGTCGCCTACGGGAGCAACGAGAACAAGCACAAATCACAACCAAACCATCCCACCCCATCAAACTGAAAAGGAGATAG
- a CDS encoding helix-turn-helix domain-containing protein, with product MEAIQDLSMESGEMPVVLSALRRVRERIREVSETHRPLFGGEHFLTGKEVCERLYISPRTLQDYRDRRIIPYTQFAGKILYKISDLERILEGNYKGGGKR from the coding sequence ATGGAAGCGATTCAAGATTTGAGTATGGAATCGGGTGAGATGCCGGTAGTCCTCTCAGCCTTGCGACGCGTCAGGGAACGGATTCGGGAAGTGTCGGAGACGCACCGACCGCTCTTTGGCGGCGAACATTTCCTCACAGGCAAGGAAGTTTGCGAACGGCTTTACATCAGTCCCCGCACCTTGCAGGACTATCGCGATCGGAGGATCATCCCCTACACGCAGTTCGCCGGCAAGATCCTCTACAAGATTTCGGATCTCGAAAGGATACTAGAGGGGAATTACAAGGGAGGCGGGAAACGATAA
- a CDS encoding transposase family protein, translated as MEKIDYFSSVPDPRVKGRCKHKLSDILIIAIATYLCGGNDYVSMYEFCNTEENFSSRC; from the coding sequence ATGGAAAAGATCGACTATTTTTCTTCTGTACCGGATCCTCGTGTGAAGGGACGTTGCAAGCACAAGTTGAGTGACATATTAATCATCGCTATAGCAACTTATCTCTGTGGCGGAAACGATTACGTATCTATGTATGAGTTTTGTAACACCGAGGAGAATTTCTCAAGCCGTTGTTAG
- a CDS encoding AAA family ATPase, whose protein sequence is MLLDFTVKNYRSFKDERTFSMEACSIKEHEQSVINEGEHRLLPLAVLYGANSSGKSNLIKAIYVMNRMVKRSVQLNEDDLLPYDPFELDKTTASQPTLFEIRFIREKAIYRYGFEYNRNEIISEWLYEKPFEEKEEHELFERSRDVIEVLSENFPEGDGKENLTNKNRLFLSLVAQLKGKKSNSVIGWFRKCNVLSAVNDKGYEEFTHKMFLEHLSGADEAQAFFRELQLGFKLFSVREMNIPKEDTVNPSDLLRSDLEKGLSKDTVIKSETLHNVYDRSGQIVGEQNFYMHKMESEGTKKVINISGPIFDSLNEGNILVIDELDAKLHPLLTRNIVLLFMDLNKNERKAQLIFATHDTNLLDLDLVRRDQIWFTEKDRVEATDVYSLVQFKNDNGGNNQRDVKRDYIRGRYGAVPFIGK, encoded by the coding sequence ATGCTACTCGATTTCACTGTCAAGAATTACCGTTCTTTTAAAGATGAACGGACATTTAGTATGGAGGCTTGTTCTATAAAGGAACACGAGCAATCTGTAATTAATGAAGGCGAGCATCGTTTGCTCCCGCTGGCTGTATTATATGGCGCGAACTCTAGCGGTAAGAGTAATCTAATCAAGGCTATTTATGTCATGAATAGGATGGTAAAACGTTCAGTACAACTGAATGAGGATGATTTATTACCCTATGATCCTTTTGAATTGGATAAGACAACTGCTTCGCAACCTACCCTGTTTGAAATACGGTTCATCAGAGAAAAGGCTATCTATCGCTATGGTTTTGAGTACAACAGAAACGAGATTATCTCGGAATGGTTATACGAGAAGCCATTTGAAGAGAAAGAAGAGCATGAGCTTTTTGAACGTTCACGAGACGTGATAGAAGTTTTGTCAGAAAACTTCCCTGAGGGTGACGGTAAGGAGAATTTAACCAACAAAAACCGATTATTCCTATCTTTGGTAGCTCAGCTAAAAGGCAAAAAATCTAACTCAGTAATAGGATGGTTTAGGAAATGCAATGTATTATCTGCTGTTAATGATAAAGGTTACGAAGAATTTACGCATAAAATGTTTTTAGAGCATCTAAGCGGAGCTGATGAAGCACAGGCTTTTTTTAGGGAACTGCAGTTGGGGTTCAAACTCTTTTCTGTAAGAGAGATGAATATTCCCAAGGAGGATACAGTCAATCCTTCAGATTTATTAAGATCGGATTTAGAGAAAGGCTTGTCAAAAGATACTGTTATTAAGTCGGAAACTCTTCACAATGTATATGACAGGAGTGGACAGATTGTTGGAGAACAAAATTTTTATATGCACAAGATGGAGTCGGAGGGAACAAAAAAGGTTATAAACATTTCCGGGCCAATTTTTGATAGCTTAAACGAAGGAAATATTCTTGTCATAGATGAATTAGATGCAAAACTTCATCCTCTTTTAACTAGGAATATCGTGTTGCTATTTATGGATTTGAATAAAAACGAACGAAAGGCGCAGCTCATATTTGCTACGCACGACACCAATCTTCTAGACTTGGATCTTGTTCGTCGCGACCAAATTTGGTTCACAGAGAAGGATAGAGTAGAGGCTACTGACGTCTATTCACTTGTGCAATTTAAGAATGATAATGGGGGAAATAATCAGCGAGATGTTAAACGCGATTACATTCGTGGACGCTATGGGGCCGTGCCATTCATTGGAAAATAA
- a CDS encoding RloB family protein, whose translation MGDLSKRELKITNRHSGRATCKEREEKFKLKEGQVRFLIVCEGKKTEPNYFKAFIENNTSVVHSEIQGVGMGTVALVKKTLEIKRDLEKKNAMKFDRVWVVFDKDDFEDFNEAIKEASRCGIQSAWTNESFELWYYLHFEYLDTAIGRKQYIEKLENMFKDKMRDGSFKYEKGASDIYDLLQRYGKEEFAIKSAEKLRKSHKGKGTNYAKHDPCTMVDKLVEELRSPSQYKEE comes from the coding sequence ATGGGCGATCTGAGCAAGAGAGAACTTAAAATAACAAATAGGCACTCGGGGAGAGCAACCTGCAAAGAACGCGAAGAAAAATTTAAACTTAAAGAGGGGCAGGTGCGCTTTTTGATAGTATGTGAAGGAAAAAAGACCGAGCCAAACTATTTCAAAGCTTTTATTGAGAACAATACGTCCGTTGTTCATTCTGAGATTCAAGGTGTAGGTATGGGAACGGTCGCTTTGGTTAAAAAGACATTGGAAATAAAGCGGGATCTGGAAAAGAAAAATGCGATGAAGTTTGACCGTGTGTGGGTTGTGTTTGATAAGGATGATTTTGAAGACTTTAATGAAGCCATAAAAGAAGCTAGCAGATGCGGTATTCAAAGTGCTTGGACGAATGAATCTTTTGAATTGTGGTATTACTTGCATTTTGAATATCTTGATACAGCCATTGGTCGAAAGCAGTACATAGAAAAACTTGAGAACATGTTCAAGGATAAAATGAGAGATGGAAGTTTTAAATATGAGAAAGGAGCTTCTGATATTTACGACTTACTTCAGCGGTATGGAAAGGAAGAGTTTGCTATAAAATCTGCCGAAAAACTGCGTAAATCACATAAGGGTAAGGGTACTAATTATGCAAAACATGATCCCTGCACGATGGTTGACAAACTCGTAGAAGAGCTCAGATCTCCCAGTCAATACAAAGAGGAGTAA
- a CDS encoding transposase, producing MVPSDYEVEECINDSILFSEFLNLDMGVSAPDHSTISRFRLELTRLVDYMDKLLKELNKQFKKQGISRIDHGAIVDASIVNSPHAPDESILIEVADDWEDLRTIEEQAQEEAYQYELKSRKPGVDT from the coding sequence ATGGTCCCAAGTGATTATGAGGTTGAGGAGTGTATCAATGACTCCATTCTCTTCAGCGAATTCCTCAACTTGGATATGGGTGTGTCCGCTCCGGATCACAGCACCATCAGCCGCTTCCGCTTAGAGCTCACACGTCTCGTGGATTATATGGACAAACTCCTTAAAGAACTGAATAAGCAGTTCAAGAAGCAGGGGATTAGCCGCATTGACCATGGTGCGATCGTAGATGCAAGCATAGTTAACAGTCCCCATGCACCCGATGAAAGTATCCTAATCGAAGTGGCAGACGACTGGGAAGATTTGCGCACTATAGAGGAACAAGCCCAAGAGGAAGCCTATCAGTACGAGCTCAAAAGTCGTAAGCCAGGAGTGGATACCTAG